The Buchnera aphidicola (Pseudoregma panicola) genome contains the following window.
ATAAAAATTAAATTTAACTCTTTATCAGAATATATAAAAAAAGTAAAAAAAGCACTAAATACAAAAGAAAACAAATTTAAAAAAATAAAAATTAATAAGCAACAAATAAATGATAATATAATACAATTAGAAAATGAACTATATATTCAAATAAGACCAAAGCAAAATACTAAAAAAAACGAAACTCAAATAAATGCTTTAGAAAAAAGAGGAATAAAATATATAGAAATAAGATCATTAGATATAAATCCATTTACTAATATAGGAATAAAAAAATATCAAATTCTTTTTTTAGATTTATTTTTAATTTGGTGTATATCTATAAAATCTCCATATATAAAAAAATCTGAAATGAAAAAAATAAATACAAACTGGGAAAATATATGTATAAATGGAAAAAAATCTGGACAAAAAATATATATAAATAAAAAAAAAAAAACATTTATAAAAATTAGTTTTAAAATATTAAATAAAATAAAAAAAATTGCTAAGATATTGGATTCTAATACAAATTTAAAAGAATATGAAGAATCTTATAAAAAAGTTAAAAAAATTTTAAAAAATAAAAAATTAACATATTCTTCAAAAATTCTAAAAAATATAAAAAAATATGGTATTAAAAATTTTGGTTTAAAAATTTCTAAAAAATATTTAAAAAAAAGTATAGGAAAAAAAATAAAAAATAAAAATAAAATAAAATTTATTAAAGAAAAATACATATCAATAAAAGAAAAAAAAATAATTGATAAAAAATGTAAATATATTAAATAATATATTTTTAAATAAAAAATATTATTTTTTTATTTCTTCTATTTTGTTTTCATAAGAAATCAAAGCAATATCTGCTTTTCTAATAGAAAATATTCCTACAGTAACTACTCCTGGTATATTGTTTATTTTTTTTTCTAATTTTACAGGATCTTTTAAAAATATATTATATATATCTATAATAATATTATTATAATCTGTTAAAAAATTCTTTCTTAATACTGGATAACCACCTAATTGAATTATTTTATTTTTTACAAAAGAATAAGAAATAGAAATAATTTCTACAGGAATTGGATTATTTTTTCCCAAAATACTAACTTTTTTAGTAAAATCTGCTATACAAATAAAAGTTTTTGACATACCTGCTAAAATTTTTTCTCCTGTTAAAGCTCCTCCACCTCCTTTTATCATTTGCATATTATTATTTATTTCATCTGCGCCATCTATATAAATTTCTATACTATCTATTTCTTTAGTGTCAAATATTTTTATATTATATTTTTTTAAATAAAAGCTAGAAATTTTAGAACTAGATACAACACCTCTTATATAATTAGAAATTTTTTTTAATTCTTTTATAAAAGTTATTACTGTACTACCTGTTCCTATTCCTATAATAGAATCTTTATTAATATATTTTAATGCAGCAATAGAAGACATCTTCTTTAATTTTTTTATATTCATAAAAATAATCTTACATAGAAAACGTTGAAAAATTCAAAAAAAATGTTAAAAACTGGGGCACCTGGATTCGAACCAGGGATCCCGGTATCAAAAACCGATGCCTTAACCACTTGGCCATGCCCCAAAAAAAATAAATTTTATTAAATAAATAAAATACGGAGAGCGAGATTTGAACTCGCATGCTTTACAAGCGTCAGAACCTAAATCTGATGCGTATACCTATTCCGCCATCTCCGCTATATTTTTAAAGTTTTTACATAAATTAAAAAAAATCTTAGCTATGACGGGAATCGAACCCATGACCTCAGCGTTATGAGTGCTGCGCTCTAACCATCTGAGCTACATAGCTATTATTATAAAAATTATTAATAAAAACATTTTTAAAATTAAAATATACTAAATTATACATAAATTATCAACAAATTTTGAAAATGTTTTTAAAAATAAAAAAATAAAAAATACATCTAAATTATTATATAATAAAAAAATTATGATAAATAATTTATAAAAAAAATGAAAATAAATAAAAATAAAAAAATAAATACAAATTTTATATATAAAATAATTGAAAAAGACATACTTAAAAATAATTCATTAAATATAAAAACAAGATTTCCTCCAGAACCAAATGGTCATCTGCATATAGGTCATGCAAAATCAATTTTTATAAATTTTAATATATCAAAAAAATATTTAGGTAAATGCAATCTAAGATTTGACGACACTAATCCATCTAAAGAAAAAATTAAGTATATAAATTCTATAAAAAAAGATATAAAATGGTTAGGATTAAAATGGAACGAAAATATAAAATATGCATCTAATTATTTTAAAATATTTTATAAATATGCAATGATATTAATAAAAAAAGGATTAGCATACGTAGATAATTTAACAAAAAATCAAATAAGAAAATATAGAGGAAGTTTGATAAAAGAAGGAAAAAATAGTCCATTTAGAAACAGAAAAATTGAAAAAAATATAAATTTATTTAAAAAAATGAAAAATGGATATTTTAAAGATGGAAGTATATGTCTTAGAGCCAAAATAAATATGAAATCAAAAATAATAATAATGAGAGATCCAGTATTATATAGAGTTATAAAGATAAAAAAACATCATCAAACTAAAAATAAATGGTGTATATATCCTACATATGACTTTTCTCATTGTATATCGGATTATATAGAAAAAATTACTCATTCTATTTGTACTACAGAATTTACAAATAATAAAATTTTATATAATTGGATACTAAAAAATATAGGAACTAAAAATAGACCAAAACAATATGAATTTTCTAGATTAAACATCGAAAACAACATTATTTCTAAAAGAAAAATAAAAAAATTAATAAAAAAAAAAATAGTAAAAAATTGGTCAGATCCAAGATTATTAACAATATCAGGATTAAGAAAAAGAGGATATACTCCTATATCAATAATGAATTTTTGTAATTATATAGGAGTAACTAGAAAAGAAAATTTTATACAAATGTCTTATTTAGAACATTTTATAAAAGAAGATTTAAAAAACAAAGTAAAAAGAGCTATGGCTGTATTGAATCCTATAAAAATTATAATATATAATTTGCCAAAAAATTATAAAAAAATAATAAAAATACCAAATCATCCTAAAATAAAAAAATTTGGCACACAAAAAATTGTTCTTAGAAAAGAAATATATATAGAAAAAGAAGATTTTGAAGAAACATCAAAAAATAAAAAAAAACTTTTTATAAATGGAAAAGTAAAATTAAGATATTCATATTTTATAAAAGCTAAAAAAATAAAAAAAAATAAACTAAATAAAATAGAAAAAATTTATTGCAAATGTTATAAAAACATAATTAATAAAAAAAATAAAAAAAAAAAAAAAATATCAATAATACATTGGGTATCTATAAAAGATTCTATTAAAACAAAATTTAAAATATATAAAAACTTATTTAAAACTAAATATCCTGAAAAGAAAAAAAATATGATACAATATATAGATAAAAAATCAAAAAAAGTTAAAATAGGTTTTTCACAAAAAGATATATTATCTAAAATTTTAAAAAATTATATACAATTTGAAAGAATTGGATATTTTATGTTAAATAATTTAAAAAAAAATAAAAATATTACTTTCACATGCATAACAAAATTCAAAAAATAATATAATTTTATAAAATATTTTTAAAAACTATTTTAAATAAAAATTAAAAAAAAATGATAAAAATAAAAAAAATATTTGCTAGAGAAATAATAGATTCTAGAGGATATCCTACAATAGAATCTGAAGTATATTTAGAAGATGGATCTTTTGGTAAAGCAAGTGTCCCTTCAGGAGCTTCTACAGGGTCAAAAGAATCATTAGAACTTAGAGATAATAATAAAAAATATTTTTTTGGACAAGGAGTATTAAAAGCAGTTAAAAATGTTAATTGCATAATATCAAAAATATTAAAAAATAAAAATGCAAAAGAACAAGAAAAGATAGATGAAATAATGATAAAAGAAGATGGAACAAAAAATAAATCTAATTTAGGATCTAATGCAATACTTTCTGTGTCGTTATCTGTGGCTAAAGCATATGCCAAATATAAAAAAATTAATTTATATGAACATATATACAAATTATCTGATCAAAAAGAAAAAATAATAGTTCCTAGACCTATGATTAATATAATAAATGGAGGAAAACATTCTAATAATAATTTAGATATACAAGAATTTATGATACAACCATCAAAAAATATATCAATAAAAAAATCTATTAGAATGGGATGTGAAATTTTTCATTCATTATATATAATATTAAAAAAAAATAACATAAGTATATCAGTAGGAGATGAAGGCGGTTTTGCACCAAACTTAAAAAATAATGAAGAAGCTTTAAAATTAATAGAAAAAGCAATTAAAAAAACAAAATATGTATTAGGAAAAGATATAAACATTGCTATAGATTGTGCTGGATCGGAATTATATAATAAATTAACAAATAAATATGAAATAAAAAGTGAAAACAAATTTTTAAATTATAAAGAATTTACAAAATATTTAAAAAAAATATCCAATAAGTATTTTATAAAATCTATAGAAGATGGATTAGAAGAAAATGATTGGAAAGGATTTCAATATCAAACAAAACATATTGGAAATGATATACAAATAGTAGGAGACGATTTATTTGTAACTAACCCTATAATATTAAAAAAAGGAATTTTAAAAAAAGCAGCAAATGCTATTTTAATAAAATTAAATCAAATAGGAACTTTAACAGAAACATTAAAAACTATTAATATAGCAAAAAAATATAAATATAATACAATTATTTCTCATAGATCTGGAGAAACAGAAGATACTTTTATATCAGATTTATCTATAGGAACTATATCAGGTCAAATAAAAACAGGATCTATGTCTAGATCAGAAAGAACTTGCAAATACAATAGACTAATTAGAATAGAAGAAAAATTAATTAAAACAAAATATGAAATAAAAATATAAAAAATAAATTAAAACGTTTTTACAAAAATGAAAAATAAAACTTTTATAATAGATGGAACTAATTATATGTACAAATATTATTTTGCAATACCAATGTTAAAAAATAATGTTGGAAAACCAATAAACATAATATATGGATTTATTAATATGATTAATATAATTTATAAAAAATATAATCCAAAAAAAATAATATTTGTATTTGATTCAAAAAAAAAAAATTTTAGGAAAAAAATATATAAAAAATATAAAAAAAATAGACCTATTATGCCTAAAGAAATTATAGATCAAATAAAACCATTAAATTTTTTAATAAAAAATCTTGGAATACCTATAGTAAGTATACCACTAATAGAAGCAGATGATGCTATTGGAATATTATCAAAAATAGAAAACAAAAAAAAAAATTTAGTATTTATATTGACTAATGATAAAGATATGTATCAGATAATAAATTCAAAAACATTTATTTTAAAAAATTTTAATAAAATAATAGGAAAAGAAGAAGTAAAAAAAGAATATAAAATTTTTCCAAAAAATATTCCAGATTACCTATCGTTAGTAGGAGATAGATCTGACAATATACCAGGAGTACCATGCATAGGAAAAAAAACAGCACAAAAACTTATAAAAAAATATAAAAATTTAAAAAATATATATAAAAATATAGAAAAAATAAAATATTTAAACATAAAAAATAAGATAAAAATAATAAAAAATTTAAAAAGAAAAAAAAAAGAAACAATTTTTTCATTAAATCTTACTAGATTAAATTTGCATTTTAAAATAAAAAGTAAATTTAAAAATTTAAAATTAAAAAATCCAAATATAAAAAAATTAAATATATTTTTTAAAAAAAATAAATTTAAATATAAAATAATAAATTAAAAATATAAAGTTTTAATAAAAAATAATAAATATAAAATATTTTTTAAATAATTATTTTTTATTAAAAAATAAAAAAATAAATAATGAATAATAACTAAAACATTTTATTATATAAAATATGAAAAAAATAAAAAATATAGCAGTAATAGCTCATGTAGACCATGGAAAAACAACATTAATAGATAAATTATTAAGATCATCTACACAATTTAAAGAAAAAAATAATAAAGAAAATAGAATAATGGACTCTAATATTTTAGAAAAAGAAAGAGGAATTACAATATTATCAAAACATGCATCCATATTTTGGAAAAAATATAAAATAAATATAGTAGATACTCCAGGACATGCAGATTTTGGTGGAGAAGTAGAAAGAATAATGTCAATGGTAGATTCAGTTTTATTAATAGTAGATTCTTTAGAAGGACCTATGCCTCAAACAAGATTTGTTACCAAAAAATCTTTTTTATATAATTTAAATCCTATAGTAGTAATAAACAAAATAGATAGAAAAAATTCTAGACCAGAATGGGTTTTAAATAAAATATTTGACTTATTTATAAATCTTAATGCAAATGAAAAACAATTAGATTTTCCAATAGTATATACTTCTGCATCATTAGGAACTTCAGGTACAGATTTAAAAAAAATAAAACATAATATGATTCCTCTAATAAAAACAATAATAAATCATACTCCAACTCATAAAATAAAAAAAAATACAAATTTAAAATTGCAAATATCTCAAATAGATTATGATAATTATTTAGGAAATATAGGAATAGGAAAAATAAAATCTGGAAAAATAAAAAAAAATCAAACTGTTTATATAAAAAATAATAAAAACAAAAAAAAAATTGGAAAAGTTAATAAAATATTACATTATTGTGGTTTAGAAAAAATAGAAATAAAAAAATCTAATGCAGGAGAAATAGTTTTAATATCAGGATTAGAAGACATAGAAATATCTGATACTATATGTGATAAAAAAGATATTAAACCATTTCCTGATTTATCAATAGATAAACCCACAGTAAAAATATTTTTATCAGTAAATACATCTCCGATTGCAGGAAAAGAAGGAAAATATTTAACTTCTAGACAAATATTAAATAGATTAAAACAAGAAAAATCTAAAAATGTTTCTTTAGAAATAGATTATAAAAATAATTCAAACACATTTTGTATATCAGGTAGAGGAGAATTACATTTATCTATCCTAATAGAAACTATGAGAAGAGAAGGATTTGAAATGGAATTATCTAGACCTAAAATAATTTTTAAAAAAGATAAAGAAAAAATATATGAACCATATGAAAATTTAATAATTGATATAGAAAAAAAACATCAAGGAAGCATAATGAACTTTATTGGAGAAAGAAAAGGAGATTTAAAAAATATAATTTCAAGCAATGAAAAAAATAGAATATGTTTAGACTATAACATTTCTAGTAGAGCACTAATAGGATTTAGATCCGAATTTAATAATATAACTTCAGGAACTGGAATATTTTATTCTTCATTCTACAAATATGATATAAAAAAAAATTATAAAATAGGACAAAGAAAAAATGGAGTTTTAATATCTAACAAAAGAGGAAAAGCATTAGGATTTTCTTTATTTTCATTACAAGAAAGAGGAAAATTATTTATTTCTCATGGTGAAGAAGTATATGAAGGTCAAATAATAGGAATTAATAATAGAACAAATGATTTAACAGTAAATTGCCTATCTGGTAAAAAATTAACTAATATGAGAGCGTCTGGAACAGATGAAGCTATAAATTTAATAAATCCAATAACTATAACATTAGAAAAAGCATTTAATTTTATAAATGATGATGAACTCATAGAAATAACACCAAAAAAAATAAGATTAAGAAAAAAATATTTAACAGAAAGTGAAAGAAAAAAATATAAAAAATAAAACTACTTATTAAGTAAGTTATTCAATAATCTAGAATATTTATATTTATTATGAATAGTTTTTAATCTTTCAGATTTTATTATTATTTTAATATTTTTTAATGTTTTATTAAAATCATCATTAATGATTAAATAATCATATTTTTTATAATTTTTTATTTCTTTAGAAAAATTTTTCATTCTATTTATTATATTTATTGTACTATCTTGATTTCTAAGTTTTAATCTTTTTATTATCTCTATTTTAGAAGGAGGTAATATAAAAATACTTTTAGCGAATTTAATTTTTTTTTTTATTTGACAAGCACCTTTATAATCAATATCTAAAAATATATCTCTACCTATAATAATATTTTCATATAATGTATTAAAATTAGTACCATAATAATTATTAAAAACTTTTGAATATTCTACAAATTTTTTTTTATTAATCATATTTTTAAAAATTTTTTTAGAAACAAAATTATAATGTATTTTATCTATTTCTTTTTTTCTTTTTAATCTAGTAGTATAAGAAATAGATAAAAATATATTATTTAAAATATTCTTACTAATAAAATTTTGTAATAAACTAGATTTACCGGTACCGCTAGGTGCTGAAAAGATAAAACATGTACCATAATTTTTATTATTTTTCATATAATTAATATTTTATATAAAATTTTTTAAAAAAAATATACTTTTTTTAATATTTTCTATTTTAAATAAAACTTTTTCATCAACAAAATTATTAAAAATACATTGAACTAAAACAAAATTTTTTATTTTAATAGAAAACAAAACTGTTCCAAAAAAAATCAAATCATTATTTAAAATTTTAAAAACTCTAGATCCTATTATTGGTTTTTTTTTTGAAATACTATATATTAAAAATATTTTTTTTTTATTAAAATTCTTATATTTTATTTTAGATAAAATTTCTTGACCCTTATAACAACCTTTATTAAAACTTAAAGCATTAAACTTTTCTAAATTTAAAGAAATTGGATTAAATTTTTTACAATTTTCTATTTCTAATATTGGAAATCCAAACTTCATTGATATAAAATCCCATGCTATACATTTCTTTATTTTAAATTTTTTAAAAAATTTTTTTTTAAAAAAATCAACTTCTTTATTAGAAACAATAATTATGAATCTTTCTATTTCATTATCTATTTTTAAAAAAATAAAATTATTTTTTTTTATTACATTAAATTTATTAAAAGATATTTTAAAACATTTTTCTAATAAAGTTTTAGATTTTTTTCCAAAAATACCAAAAATTTTTATTTTTTTTTTTATTAAAATATCAACTTTAGAAAATTCAGAATATTTTTTAATTTCATCAAATTGTATTTTAGAAATACTATTTCTATGCAGACAAGCATAACTATTATTAAAATAATCAAAAATTAAAAATATACTTATTATTTTACCTTTTATATTACAACATGTACCATAACTATATTTGTTTTTTTTTAATATATTTAAATCATTTGTAAATTGATTTTGTAAATATTCTTTTCTATCTTTTCCTGAAATAAAAGTTATAGAAATATTTTTTAAATTCATTAATATTGGTTTAGTATGATAAAAAAGTTTATTAAAATAATATGAAAAAAAATTTTTTTCCAAAAAAAATCCTTAAAAAAATATATTTATTTTATTTTTAATAAAAAAAATATAAAAAATACTTTTAAAATAAAATAATTTATATAAAAATATTTTTATACATTATTAAAAAAATTAAAATTAATTATATCATATACAAAAAGTATATAATAGGAAAATTATGGAAATATTAAAAATAGAAAATAAAATAAAAAGAATAAAAAAAAAAATAAAAATTTAAAAAATATAATAAAATATTATGAAGAAGAAAAAAAATTAAATAATATAAAACATAATTTAAAAAAAGAAAAAATATGGAAAAATACTAAATTAATGTTGAAGTTAAAAAAAAATAAAAAAAAAATAGAAAATAAAATTAATCCTATAAAAAAAAATTTTATAAAAATAAAATATCTTATAGATCTAATAAAACTTTCAAAACAATTAAAAAGCTATGAAATATTAAAAGATATAAATAAAGAAATAAAAGAAATAGAAAAAGTAACAAAAGAAATAGAATTTTATAAAATGTTTTATAAAAAATATGATAGATTAAATTGTTATTTAGATCTTCAATCAGGATCTGGAGGAATAGAATCACAAGATTGGACAAATATGTTATTAAAAATGTATTTAAAATGGGCTCAAAAAAAAAATTTTAAAACTAAAATAATATCAGAATCAAGAGGAGAAATAGCTGGAATAAAATCTTCTACTGTTCATATATCAGGAAATTTTGCATTTGGTTGGTTTAGAACAGAAACTGGAATACATAGATTAGTTAGAAAAAGTCCATTTAATTCTACAGGAAAAAGACATACATCTTTTGCTTCTATATACGTATATCCAGAAATAAAAAAAAAAATAAAATCAAGAATATCATATTCTGATATTAAAATAGATGTATACAGATCCTCTGGAGCAGGAGGTCAACATGTTAACAAAACAGAATCTGCTGTTAGAATAACTCATATACCAACAAATTTAGTTACACAATGTCAAAATTATAGATCACAGCATAAAAACAAAGAAAAAGCAATAAAACAAATGGAATGTAAATTATATAATTTAGAAATAGAGAACAACAAAAAGAAAAAAAAAAAAATAGAAGAAAAAAAATCTAAAATTACTTGGAGTAAACAAATTAGATCTTATATTTTAGACATTTCTAAAGTAAAAGATATTAGAACAGGAATAGAAACAAATGATATACAATCAGTACTAAATGGAAATTTAGAAAAATTCATAAAAAAAACTTTAAAATTAGGAATTTAAAAATGATAAAAGAAAAAAAAAATATACAAATGTTAGAAATAAAAAAAAATAATATAAAATATATAAAAAAATATAATTTTATTTATCCAAATAATTTTCATCCAAACACTACATGCAAAAAAATAATAAAAAGATATAAAAATAAAGAAAAAAAAAATATAAAAAATGAAAAAATAAAAATATCTGGAAGAATAATTAAAATTAGAATTATGGGAAAAGCATCTTTTTGTGAAATAAAAGACATGAGTGGTAAAATTCAATTATATATTTCACAAAAATATATAAAAAAAAAATTTTATAAAAATCATTTTAAAAAATGGAACATAGGAGACATAATAGGAATATATGGAACAGTTTTTGAAACTAAAACAAAAGAAATAACAATAAAATGTAAAAAATTAAAACTATTAAATAAAACACTAAGACCAATTCCTAATAGTTTTTATGGTTTATTAGACAAAGAAAAATGTTATAGAAACAGATATTTAGATCTAATAACTAATAAAAAATCTATAAAAAAATTTTTAATAAGATCTAAAATAATATTCTTAATAAGAAATTTTTTTTATAAAAAAAAATTTATAGAAGTAGAAACTCCAATAATTCAAAATATACCAGGAGGAGCTTCAGCTAAACCATTTATAACACATCATAATAAACTTAAAAAAAAAATGTATTTAAGAATATCTCCAGAATTATATTTAAAAAAACTTATTATAGGAGGTTTTGAAAAAATATTTGAAATAAGTAAAAACTTTAGAAACGAAGGAATATCAAATAAACATAATCCTGAATTTACTATGATAGAAGCATATTCAGCATATTCTAACTATAAATATATGATGAAATTAATAGAAAAACTATTTAAATATATATTTAAAAAAATAAAAATAAAAAATTCTATTATATACAATAATAAAAAAATAATTTTTAAAAAAAAATTTAATAAGATGACAATTACAAAAGCAATTTTAAAATTTAATAAAGATATAAAAGCTAATGATATTAAAAAAATAAAAAATATAAAAAAAATAGCAATAAATAAAAAAATAAAAATAAAAAAATATTACAATATAGACAAAATAATAATAAAAATATTTGAACATACTGTAGAAAAAAATATTATACAACCTACATTTATTACTAATTATCCTGTAGAAACATCACCATTAGCTAGAAGAAAAAAAAATTCTAAAAATTTAACTGAAAGATTTGAATTATTTATATCTGGAATGGAAATTAGCAATGGATTTTCAGAATTAAATGATCCTATAGATCAAAAAAAAAGATTTAAAAAACAAATTAAAGAAAAAAATACAAGTAAAAATTTTTATGATAAAGAATATATAAAAGCATTAGAATATGGATTACCTCCTACTTCTGGAATTGGTATTGGAATAGATAGATTAATAATGTTATTAACAAATTCTAAAAATATTAGAGATATAATTTTTTTCCCATCTTTAAAAAATTAAAAATTATTTAAAAAATAAAAATTAAAAAATAGAGACAAATAAAAAAATGAAAAAAAAAATGTGTAAAAAAAATATATTTTATGCAATAAAAAAAATTATAAAAAAAAACACAGAACC
Protein-coding sequences here:
- the eno gene encoding phosphopyruvate hydratase, producing MIKIKKIFAREIIDSRGYPTIESEVYLEDGSFGKASVPSGASTGSKESLELRDNNKKYFFGQGVLKAVKNVNCIISKILKNKNAKEQEKIDEIMIKEDGTKNKSNLGSNAILSVSLSVAKAYAKYKKINLYEHIYKLSDQKEKIIVPRPMINIINGGKHSNNNLDIQEFMIQPSKNISIKKSIRMGCEIFHSLYIILKKNNISISVGDEGGFAPNLKNNEEALKLIEKAIKKTKYVLGKDINIAIDCAGSELYNKLTNKYEIKSENKFLNYKEFTKYLKKISNKYFIKSIEDGLEENDWKGFQYQTKHIGNDIQIVGDDLFVTNPIILKKGILKKAANAILIKLNQIGTLTETLKTINIAKKYKYNTIISHRSGETEDTFISDLSIGTISGQIKTGSMSRSERTCKYNRLIRIEEKLIKTKYEIKI
- the prfB gene encoding peptide chain release factor 2 (programmed frameshift), with translation MMEILKIENKIKRIKKKIKNLKNIIKYYEEEKKLNNIKHNLKKEKIWKNTKLMLKLKKNKKKIENKINPIKKNFIKIKYLIDLIKLSKQLKSYEILKDINKEIKEIEKVTKEIEFYKMFYKKYDRLNCYLDLQSGSGGIESQDWTNMLLKMYLKWAQKKNFKTKIISESRGEIAGIKSSTVHISGNFAFGWFRTETGIHRLVRKSPFNSTGKRHTSFASIYVYPEIKKKIKSRISYSDIKIDVYRSSGAGGQHVNKTESAVRITHIPTNLVTQCQNYRSQHKNKEKAIKQMECKLYNLEIENNKKKKKKIEEKKSKITWSKQIRSYILDISKVKDIRTGIETNDIQSVLNGNLEKFIKKTLKLGI
- the gshA gene encoding glutamate--cysteine ligase, giving the protein MISKYFCNLKWIKKNKKIFKKICRGIERESIRIDKNGNFSKKSHPEKLGSSLTHKWITTDFSENLIEFVSPKTKSIKKLKRFLKDIYIYTINNLDKEMLWPLSIPPYYPKNEKIIKIAQYGNSYIGKKKELYRIGLKNRYGTYKNIISGIHYNFSFPIEFWKKYVRKKKINKNIISKGYMHIIRNYYRFGYFISYVFGASPYISKKIKIKTKKYNLKKKRDILFSKWSTSLRNSKLGNYNNIKKKIKIKFNSLSEYIKKVKKALNTKENKFKKIKINKQQINDNIIQLENELYIQIRPKQNTKKNETQINALEKRGIKYIEIRSLDINPFTNIGIKKYQILFLDLFLIWCISIKSPYIKKSEMKKINTNWENICINGKKSGQKIYINKKKKTFIKISFKILNKIKKIAKILDSNTNLKEYEESYKKVKKILKNKKLTYSSKILKNIKKYGIKNFGLKISKKYLKKSIGKKIKNKNKIKFIKEKYISIKEKKIIDKKCKYIK
- the typA gene encoding translational GTPase TypA, with the translated sequence MKKIKNIAVIAHVDHGKTTLIDKLLRSSTQFKEKNNKENRIMDSNILEKERGITILSKHASIFWKKYKINIVDTPGHADFGGEVERIMSMVDSVLLIVDSLEGPMPQTRFVTKKSFLYNLNPIVVINKIDRKNSRPEWVLNKIFDLFINLNANEKQLDFPIVYTSASLGTSGTDLKKIKHNMIPLIKTIINHTPTHKIKKNTNLKLQISQIDYDNYLGNIGIGKIKSGKIKKNQTVYIKNNKNKKKIGKVNKILHYCGLEKIEIKKSNAGEIVLISGLEDIEISDTICDKKDIKPFPDLSIDKPTVKIFLSVNTSPIAGKEGKYLTSRQILNRLKQEKSKNVSLEIDYKNNSNTFCISGRGELHLSILIETMRREGFEMELSRPKIIFKKDKEKIYEPYENLIIDIEKKHQGSIMNFIGERKGDLKNIISSNEKNRICLDYNISSRALIGFRSEFNNITSGTGIFYSSFYKYDIKKNYKIGQRKNGVLISNKRGKALGFSLFSLQERGKLFISHGEEVYEGQIIGINNRTNDLTVNCLSGKKLTNMRASGTDEAINLINPITITLEKAFNFINDDELIEITPKKIRLRKKYLTESERKKYKK
- the glnS gene encoding glutamine--tRNA ligase, which gives rise to MKINKNKKINTNFIYKIIEKDILKNNSLNIKTRFPPEPNGHLHIGHAKSIFINFNISKKYLGKCNLRFDDTNPSKEKIKYINSIKKDIKWLGLKWNENIKYASNYFKIFYKYAMILIKKGLAYVDNLTKNQIRKYRGSLIKEGKNSPFRNRKIEKNINLFKKMKNGYFKDGSICLRAKINMKSKIIIMRDPVLYRVIKIKKHHQTKNKWCIYPTYDFSHCISDYIEKITHSICTTEFTNNKILYNWILKNIGTKNRPKQYEFSRLNIENNIISKRKIKKLIKKKIVKNWSDPRLLTISGLRKRGYTPISIMNFCNYIGVTRKENFIQMSYLEHFIKEDLKNKVKRAMAVLNPIKIIIYNLPKNYKKIIKIPNHPKIKKFGTQKIVLRKEIYIEKEDFEETSKNKKKLFINGKVKLRYSYFIKAKKIKKNKLNKIEKIYCKCYKNIINKKNKKKKKISIIHWVSIKDSIKTKFKIYKNLFKTKYPEKKKNMIQYIDKKSKKVKIGFSQKDILSKILKNYIQFERIGYFMLNNLKKNKNITFTCITKFKK
- a CDS encoding 5'-3' exonuclease; the protein is MKNKTFIIDGTNYMYKYYFAIPMLKNNVGKPINIIYGFINMINIIYKKYNPKKIIFVFDSKKKNFRKKIYKKYKKNRPIMPKEIIDQIKPLNFLIKNLGIPIVSIPLIEADDAIGILSKIENKKKNLVFILTNDKDMYQIINSKTFILKNFNKIIGKEEVKKEYKIFPKNIPDYLSLVGDRSDNIPGVPCIGKKTAQKLIKKYKNLKNIYKNIEKIKYLNIKNKIKIIKNLKRKKKETIFSLNLTRLNLHFKIKSKFKNLKLKNPNIKKLNIFFKKNKFKYKIIN
- the gmk gene encoding guanylate kinase, translating into MKNNKNYGTCFIFSAPSGTGKSSLLQNFISKNILNNIFLSISYTTRLKRKKEIDKIHYNFVSKKIFKNMINKKKFVEYSKVFNNYYGTNFNTLYENIIIGRDIFLDIDYKGACQIKKKIKFAKSIFILPPSKIEIIKRLKLRNQDSTINIINRMKNFSKEIKNYKKYDYLIINDDFNKTLKNIKIIIKSERLKTIHNKYKYSRLLNNLLNK
- the rpiA gene encoding ribose-5-phosphate isomerase RpiA, which produces MNIKKLKKMSSIAALKYINKDSIIGIGTGSTVITFIKELKKISNYIRGVVSSSKISSFYLKKYNIKIFDTKEIDSIEIYIDGADEINNNMQMIKGGGGALTGEKILAGMSKTFICIADFTKKVSILGKNNPIPVEIISISYSFVKNKIIQLGGYPVLRKNFLTDYNNIIIDIYNIFLKDPVKLEKKINNIPGVVTVGIFSIRKADIALISYENKIEEIKK